From Natrinema salaciae, the proteins below share one genomic window:
- a CDS encoding DUF2270 domain-containing protein, which yields MAQDSAKDIDPGDAEHREVGKGLLEDDMSPSSSMAHLYRGEIHRMTLWRERLDRTSNWAVIVMSGILTWGFSGRNRPHYILLLGIAALVAFLIMEGQRYRGYDLWRGRVRTLQKNVFAYGLDPSTGLENPTWRKTLSQDYRTPVIKISREEAIAHRLRRIYLLLFLIMLSAWAIRVTAFASTPWPASAAIGAVPGLLVIGILVALYLLAVFVAVRPRTWRAEDELHARDIGKHR from the coding sequence ATGGCTCAGGACTCAGCGAAAGATATCGATCCGGGTGACGCCGAACACCGCGAAGTCGGCAAGGGCTTACTAGAGGACGACATGTCTCCGAGTTCGTCGATGGCACACCTCTACCGCGGTGAGATCCATCGGATGACACTTTGGCGTGAACGGCTCGACCGAACGTCGAACTGGGCGGTGATCGTCATGAGCGGAATCCTCACGTGGGGCTTTTCGGGCCGAAACCGACCGCACTACATCCTGCTATTGGGAATCGCGGCACTGGTCGCCTTCTTGATCATGGAGGGACAGCGGTATCGCGGTTACGATCTCTGGCGAGGACGCGTTCGGACGCTTCAGAAGAACGTCTTTGCGTACGGATTGGACCCGTCTACGGGCCTCGAAAACCCAACGTGGCGGAAGACGTTGAGCCAGGACTACCGAACGCCCGTCATCAAGATCTCCAGGGAGGAGGCAATTGCGCACCGTCTCCGCAGGATTTACTTACTGCTCTTCCTGATCATGTTGAGCGCGTGGGCGATCCGGGTTACCGCATTCGCATCGACGCCGTGGCCAGCCAGCGCCGCCATCGGTGCGGTCCCTGGTCTCCTCGTAATTGGTATCCTCGTCGCGCTGTATCTCCTCGCAGTGTTCGTCGCCGTGCGACCGCGGACGTGGCGGGCCGAGGACGAACTCCACGCACGGGATATCGGAAAGCATCGATAA
- a CDS encoding universal stress protein, with protein MYDRILVPVDRSDPATTALDHTLEIAGDHDATVTLLYVADTNKPSQTRVGTDVLDVLEREGDEIVEDAWERTVDSDVPVTTDVVQGATSDAIVDYAETKDVDLVAMGTHGRDGLERYVVGSVAERVVNTAPMPVLTVRAVDDVPSYPYESVLVPTDGSEHATVALQLGADVANRTGATLHLLSVLEDQLLGSIADETERENRAESLLTDAESTAIDTGVDDIVTTIESGSVPKQITAYADGTGIDLVVMGTHGRTGLDERFLGSVTERVIRTASVPVLTTNQSPESSDETLASGHSST; from the coding sequence ATGTACGACCGCATTCTCGTTCCCGTCGACAGAAGCGATCCGGCAACGACGGCGCTGGATCACACACTGGAGATCGCCGGCGACCACGACGCGACCGTCACCCTCCTCTACGTCGCGGATACGAACAAGCCGAGTCAGACCCGTGTCGGTACCGACGTTCTGGACGTCCTCGAACGCGAAGGCGACGAGATCGTCGAGGACGCCTGGGAACGAACCGTAGACAGTGACGTTCCCGTGACTACGGACGTCGTGCAGGGCGCGACATCCGACGCGATCGTCGACTACGCCGAGACGAAGGACGTCGATCTCGTGGCGATGGGAACCCACGGACGGGACGGCCTCGAGCGATACGTCGTCGGGAGCGTCGCCGAACGCGTCGTCAACACGGCGCCGATGCCGGTGCTGACGGTTCGTGCGGTCGACGACGTCCCGTCCTATCCGTACGAGTCCGTCCTCGTCCCGACCGACGGAAGTGAACACGCAACAGTCGCACTGCAACTGGGAGCGGACGTGGCGAATCGGACCGGCGCTACGCTCCATCTGCTCTCGGTTCTGGAAGATCAACTCCTCGGATCGATCGCCGACGAGACCGAGCGCGAGAACCGGGCAGAGAGCCTCCTCACAGACGCCGAATCGACGGCGATCGACACGGGCGTCGACGACATCGTGACCACGATCGAATCCGGATCGGTCCCGAAACAGATCACCGCGTACGCCGATGGAACGGGGATCGATCTCGTCGTGATGGGAACCCACGGCCGAACGGGGCTCGACGAACGCTTCCTCGGAAGTGTCACTGAACGTGTCATTCGCACGGCGTCAGTCCCCGTGTTGACGACGAACCAGTCACCGGAATCCTCGGACGAAACACTCGCGAGCGGTCACTCGAGTACGTGA
- a CDS encoding universal stress protein: protein MTRRILVPVDNSSQSEKALEYAVEEYPDEHITVLHVIELDRASIYGDEGFLYGDEYLEQLRRRGTEELERASETAAEHGVDVTTELREGKPASTITGYIEDHDIDHVVIGSHGRSGPTRILLGSVAEAVTRRSPVPVTTVR, encoded by the coding sequence ATGACCCGTCGTATCCTCGTCCCAGTCGACAATTCTAGTCAATCGGAGAAAGCGCTCGAGTACGCCGTCGAAGAATATCCCGACGAACACATCACTGTACTCCACGTCATCGAGTTGGACAGGGCCTCGATTTACGGTGATGAGGGGTTCCTCTACGGCGACGAATATCTCGAACAACTACGCAGGAGGGGGACCGAAGAACTCGAGAGAGCCAGCGAGACTGCGGCTGAACACGGCGTTGACGTTACGACCGAACTACGGGAGGGGAAGCCTGCCAGCACGATTACTGGGTACATCGAGGACCATGATATCGATCACGTGGTCATTGGAAGTCACGGTCGCTCTGGGCCAACGCGTATCCTCCTTGGGAGCGTTGCAGAGGCAGTGACGAGACGGTCGCCGGTTCCGGTAACGACTGTCCGGTGA